The genomic DNA TGTTCCGTCCCACGTCGTATTACGGACCGGGAATCTCCGAACTGGAGGTGTTCAGGGTGTCCTGGTTGCTCAGGCTGGCTATCTAGCCCGTTTGGGGATTCGCGTAACAATCGCCTTGGACTCCGAAATTGTGACTGATTTTGATCTTCCAGCTGGAGTTGCGCTCATTCGACTCGAAGGCGCAACGATCGGTCAGAGAATTCAATTCTTGGACGAGTTTTGCCGTCTAGAATCCGTCGGCGCCGTCATTGATCACCATGTGTTTTACAATAAGCGGTGGCCCTACTTCGCCTTGGGGGCATCGGCTGGCGGTGTTCCGACTATCGGCTGGATCCACAATTTTGCGTTGCGCCCGCTAGTTGACGGTGTGACTCAGTTATCGTTTCTCGAACGCTACTTCCACTGCCTTGCTCAAGTTGTCGTATTGTCGGAAGCTGACGTAGCCTATTGGAAGCTCCGCGGGGTGGAGCATGTTGCCTATTTGCCAAATCCTGCCTCACCATTGTTGCAGCAGATACCAATTAGATCCGCACCCAAGACCTCTCCAACTGAGAGCCTCAGAATTATTTGGTGGGGTCGTCTGCAGCAAGCGACGAAACAAGTTCTTGATCTGATCGAGGTCGGCTCTATACTGTCCAATTCTGGTGTCGAATTCCACATCACGATTGTGGGTCCGGACGGGCCGGACCTTGGCGCGCGTAGAGTTAGGGAGCAGGCTCGTCGGCTCGGAATTTCGAGCCGGGTGTCTCTACCAGGCCCTCTTCACGGTGAACATCTAATCGCTGAGATCTCTAAAGCTGATGTGTTTGTCAATACGAGTACTATTGAAGGGTATCTGCTTACCCTCGTGGAAGCTCAAGCGCTCGGATTACCTGTTCTTATGTACGATCTTCCGTGGCTCGACGTTGTACGTGAGAATGACGGTCTAATTACTGTGCCCCAGGGGGATCGCGTTGGTCTCGCTCGAGCATTGGAAGAGCTCCTTAGTGCACCGGATCGCTTCGCGCGCTTGAGCAGCAATTCGCTTGAAGCGGCGGACCGTGTTCGCTCATACGACTTCGAGGGGTTGTACAGATGTCTGCTTGAGGGACGTCTTGACCCCAAGTTCTCGCCAGAACCCACGATCTCGTTGGCCCGGCTGATTCTGGACCAGAATGTGCGATACGTCGAACGTCAGAAGAGGACGCTATCTCGTGAGGTTCGTCGGCTCAAAGTTAAGGTAGAGGAACAGGCGAAAACGCTTCGTCAGGTGAGTAGTAGACCCACAGAATCCTTGGTGGGTGTTTCGGCTCGGGACCGGAAGGCGCCCGATGTTCCGCGTGTTAAGAGATTGTTGCAACGGTTTCTTCCACCAAATATGAGACAGGTTGCTTATTACGCAAAACATGAGTTCAATGATTCGTCGGTACGGCATGATCAGCTCGTTGAGAACCAGCGCATCTTGAGTGCTCAGATTGCTCAGCTTGAAGCTCAACTCTCGAAGCGCAGGCGTTGAGTGGGAGGTTGGTTAATTGTTTAGAATTAAAGATCGCGGTTGTGTTTGTATTTGGGATTTATTCTGGACGGCTGATTTAGGCGAGGTTTCTTCCTCATGGTGATCCGGTTCTCAAGTGGAAGGTAAAGTTAGTTGTGCCCGTCGTTGCGCAACAGGGAGCTTGGATCGAAATGATAAGAGTAGAACTGTTAGCGACTATTTCTAGTAGTCGGCGTACAACCAAGATCTGTTTTTTTGGGAACGTGCGTTGCCCCTCTCGCTTTGCCGATGTCTTCGGCTTGTATGGAAGCAGCATTTGGTAGCGCACGTGTAACAACCTGGTAGCGGGCCCGCGAGCAGAGCTTGTTGTATGATGCTCTGGTACTTCACGCCTTACCGCCGACTGATGGCTTGCAGTTCGCTTAACGACACCTACTCGGGCCCTCCTGGCTGGCACATATCCGGCTCTTCGTAATTGAGAGTGTAGATCGGTGATTTTAGGACACGGCGAGTCGCTGCGCGGATAGACGTCGAGGTCTTCCGATGATGGAAGTTCTCACACGATCCATCCGAAAGACCTCGACGTGGCCAAGCCTACTTTCTCGACCCCTGACCTCACGACGTTCTGCCGACTCGACACCCTCGATCTGACCTGCACCGGCCAAAACATCACCGGGCACAAGGCGATTCGGGAATGCCGGCCCAACACTGCTGATGACTGGTGCCGTCGGTGCGGTGGCCACGGGATCGTTCGCGATACCGTCGTCCGCCGTCTGGCCTGACTTCCACAACTCGGCGCTGATTTCTCAATTCAGTCCGTATTTGTGCTGGTCACAAGGTTGGGGATCGTGTTGGTGGGGCACTAATCGGCTGTCTACGATGGGGTTATGTCGCCTCGTCTACGGAAAGTCACCACTGGCTCTGGGGCCACGGCCGTGCAGATCGTGCGCAAACGCCGTGGCAAAGTCACCATCCTTGAACACATTGGATCTGCACATTCAGAAGCCGAACTCGCGGCCCTGCTCACTGCCGGCGAAGAGAAGCTCGCCGACTATGGGGCGGTCGAACAACCCGAGCTCGAATTGGGTTTACCCGCCGATACTGCTCACCGCCACGGGCGCGAACGGTTGTGGGCTCACGGTCATCTATCCTCATCGACGCCATCACCCAGTCATGGAAGAGGCTCGGTTTCGGCGAGGTAGTCAGCGACAACGCCTTCTTCTAACTCGTGCTGGCACGATTGGTCGAACCCACGTCGAAAGCCGACAGCTTCCGTGTCCTTTCCGAACTCGGTATCGAGCCGCCGCACCACAACACGTTCGTCAACTGCCTAGTGCGGCCCAACGAACGCGACTACCGCGGGAACATCGCAGAGAAGTGCTACGCCCACAGTGTCGCCACCGCCGGCATCAGTTTGCTCCTCTACGACGTCACGACATTATATTTTGAGGCTGAGAAGGAAGACGCTCTGCGCCAGGTCGGGTACTCGAAAGAACGTCGCGTCGACCCGCAGATCGCCGTGGGACTGCTCGTCGATCGGACCGGGTTCCCGCTCGAGATCGGCTGTTTCGAAGGTGCGAAGGCCGAGACTCACACGATCATTCCGGTGATCAAAGCCTTCCAAGACCGCCACGGTGTGACAGACATGGTCGTCGCCGCCGACGCGGGCATGTTGTCGGCGAAGAACCTCAAGGAACTCGATGATGCCGGATTGCGCTTCATTGTAGGGTCTCGGCAGACGAAAGCCCCACACGATCTGGCAACTTATTTTCGGTGGAACGGTGAGTACACCGAGGACGGGCAGATCATCGACACGATCACCCCGAAGGGTGTGAAGCGACTTGATCCGGATCGGGTGAAGAAGAAGCGCGAACCCGCCTGGTCAGCAGAAGAGCATCAGGATGCGCGGCGGGTGGTGTGGCAGTACCGGCGTAAGCGTGCGATGCGTGATGAGCAGACTCTGAACCTGCAGCGTAATCGGGCATTAGCGATCATCGACGGGGAGAAGCCGGCGAAGAAGGCTCGGTTTGTGAAGGTCACGGATGAGGAGAAGGCCTTCGGTGAGAAGGCTTACGAGCGGGCGATGAAACTGACCGGGTTCAAGGGATACGTGACGAACATTCCCGTCGACGTCATGTCGGCTGCTGAGGTGATCGGCATTCATCACGATCTGTGGCATGTCGAGCAGTCTTTTCGAATGTCAAGACCGACTTGAGGGCCAGGCCGATCTTTCACCGCACCAGGGATGCGATCGAGGCACACTTGACGGTCGTGTTCACCGCGCTGGCTGTATCGAGGTTCATGCAGGACGCGACTGCGGCGTCGTTGAAGAAGATCATCACGAGTCTGCGGCCGTTGCGGGAGTTCACCGGCCGAGTGGGTGGGCAGGACATCACCTTCGATCCCGAGGCCACTGGTGAAGCGAGAGAAATCGCGGCTGAGCTACTGCCGGGCCGATTCCCGGGGCACTAAAATTGTGGAACTCAGGTGTTAGTGTCCACGATGTACCGAGGTTGCACACTGTTTCAGTCTGCAGGTGCTACCGAATGCACCTTCCCTTCACGTAGCCTCGCTCTTTCGTATATGTCGGAACCCCGCCATTTCAAAGATAGCTGGTCGCAGGACTTTGTAACTTTGTTGCGCGGGCGCTACCGCAAGGTATGTGTATGCGCTGCAGAGTCGGTGACGTCTTGCTTTAGAAAAGGTAATGGTGTTTGCTGTATCCAAACGCGTGGACTGTTGAGTTTGCCAGCAGCTCATTGTCATGAATTGACCAGGTATGTTTATGGTCGCCACGGACCTGGACGAAGTTGAAACGGTCTGCTGAATAAATGCGAGCGCCAGCGGCTACGAACCGTTGCTGAAGTTCAGTATCTTCCCCCTGTGTTCGGTCTGCAAACGGGTGCTTTATGAAAAGGTCCTTTCGCCCCATGAGCGTCGGGCCCATAACCAGATCGGTGTAGCGGTGCTCACGCTCCGGGAACCGGCACATGAGGATATTCCGGGACGTGAGGTAAAGGTAGTGTGCTTGTTTTCCGACGAGGTCAGCGCCTGAGTAGCGAAGAGCAGCCAGCTGATCGGATAAGTAGTGCGCGCCGTAGATGTCGTCATCGTCCATTTTGGCGACGACATCGCCTCCCGCCGCCGAAATGCCACGGTTGAGGCACTCGCCTAATGACTCGGATGAGTCGACCTCAAGGATCTGCAAGTTCTCGATTCCGGCGTCGGCTGACCTTCGTGCGAATTCGGGCGGGACTCTGAAGCCGTGGGCGACAAGGACGAGTTCCCGGTCGGCATGAGTCTGGTGAGCGTGCGCGGAGATGACCTTCTCGAGGTGCTCAGGACGGTTGGTCGAAACGACCGCCGATACCGAGGCACTTATAGGATGTGCGTGGTCGATGGCAAGTGCGTCCATGACAGACATAGCTCGATGGGTATAAGTGTGCTCTGCCCAGATGCGCCGTTGGGCTTTGTGCACGGTGCGGTCCCGCAGCTCTTTGCTGCGCACGAGAGACCGGAGTACGAATTCTGCCTCTTCCTCGGTCTCTGGCTGAGCAATCTCATCTATTGGGAAAAATGCCTTTGTCGCTGCGCTCGGAGTTGTCACTACCGGAGTTCCTGCTGCCGTGATCTCGAATATGCGTCGGGCGCACATACTAGGCGAGTCGACCACGGAGTTGACGTTGAGGAACACTTTGAAGTGTTTGTACGCGGTCAGGAGGTTGCGATATGGCAAGGATCCGATTACGCGATCAGCCAGCGAGCCTGGGAACTGATAGCGCTCATCCTCGCCCAGGAAACGGGAGAATATTTCGAGTCCGTGCTGCATTCTGCTCGACACGGTTGCTGCGGCCCCAAGCAGAAGTTCCATTTGTTGACGGCGTTCGGGGAACTTGTGTGCGAAGTACATCCCCGCAAATGCAATGTCGCGGGCGGCAAAGTTGTGCGCTGGGCGGGAGGGATTATGGATTGCCGGCTGAGCCGCAAACGGCAGTACCGCGACTCGATCATGGCCCAGTCTGGCTTGATATTTGGGGATGAGGCGGGTATCGCTGGTGAAGACGACATCGCAGTTTTTGGCCAAGGGTAGGAAGTCCTCGAAGTGCGGTGGATCTTCCTTGTTCCAAAAAACTGTTGGGATTTTGCGATGACGACACTCCGCCAGCAGTTCGACAACCTCGGGGCTTGGCCCGGTGGTGCCGGTGAGCTTGAACTTCCAGTCCCCACCATTGCCATTCCACGCTGATTCGATGAAGACGAAGTCGACCGAGCCCAACTGCAATGTCCATCCATCGCGTTTCAGGGGGACAATCGTCCATTCGTAACCGAAGCTCTCCGCTGAGAACTCGTCGAGGATGGTGCCAACTCTGAGATCGTCGAACACAGGCCGACGATCGGAATTCGGAGCTACAGGAAACGTCTCCAGCAGATTGTCCGCAGTGAGCTGATCGGTCATCCGTCCGTCGGCAACTCCTTGGTGAAGATTTCGACGGCGCCTCCACTTTGAGAATTGAGCTGGGCCGCCGTGGCGCAGATGCCAGAGACCGGTCCGCAATGTGCGAAGAGGAGTTTGAGACACAGTCGGATCCTTTCGACCTGATCAGAATCGCGCAAAGTCCTGTTTCGCAGAAACCCGGTTCAAGTAAGCGCGAGCGAAACGGGATGTATCACACTCTACTTGCAGTGGGGCAACCGAAATGGAACCATTTCTTAACGCTTTCAACAGTATTCCTGTGCGGAAGCTGACAAGCCCAATAGTACAATCAAGAGGTTGCAAGAAGCTCGGTCTCCTGTCGCGAGATTTACACGGCGCAATCGTAGACCGGGTTGAACCAAGCCATGTAAGACGAGGGAAAAGAGGACAGTGGGAAGCACTTCAGAGCCCATTCCCTCACGGACGCCAATGAAGCGGCACGGTAGAGCCATGGCTCTGTCACTCATTGACGGTCTCGTCTTCGCGTTCCTCGTCGTAGTGATGACGCTGGTGCGATACGACTTCCATACTCAGCTCGTCAACGCACCAGGCATGTTCGTGTGTTCGGCGATCGCCATGGTGGTCTTCCTTATCGGAGGACCTGCGGCGATCTACCGCGGCCGCTACCTGCGCGGCTCAACCGATCAGTTCGCCGCAATCGTGGGAACGGTTGCTCTGGGTGTCGGAATTATGTGGGTGGCCGAATTCGCCCTCGCCAGTCAGCTGCTCATTCCGACCAGTGTCCCCATCACGGCGGGAGCGCTCATGGTCGTCGTCAAGAGTCTCGAAAACTGGCTCCGTCGCAACATGAGACAGCGCAGTCTCACCACGTCTGGCGTGTCAAGGCCAACAATCGTCGTCGGCGCGGGCAACCAGGGCATGCTCGCT from Brevibacterium sp. JSBI002 includes the following:
- a CDS encoding glycosyltransferase, with amino-acid sequence MTDQLTADNLLETFPVAPNSDRRPVFDDLRVGTILDEFSAESFGYEWTIVPLKRDGWTLQLGSVDFVFIESAWNGNGGDWKFKLTGTTGPSPEVVELLAECRHRKIPTVFWNKEDPPHFEDFLPLAKNCDVVFTSDTRLIPKYQARLGHDRVAVLPFAAQPAIHNPSRPAHNFAARDIAFAGMYFAHKFPERRQQMELLLGAAATVSSRMQHGLEIFSRFLGEDERYQFPGSLADRVIGSLPYRNLLTAYKHFKVFLNVNSVVDSPSMCARRIFEITAAGTPVVTTPSAATKAFFPIDEIAQPETEEEAEFVLRSLVRSKELRDRTVHKAQRRIWAEHTYTHRAMSVMDALAIDHAHPISASVSAVVSTNRPEHLEKVISAHAHQTHADRELVLVAHGFRVPPEFARRSADAGIENLQILEVDSSESLGECLNRGISAAGGDVVAKMDDDDIYGAHYLSDQLAALRYSGADLVGKQAHYLYLTSRNILMCRFPEREHRYTDLVMGPTLMGRKDLFIKHPFADRTQGEDTELQQRFVAAGARIYSADRFNFVQVRGDHKHTWSIHDNELLANSTVHAFGYSKHHYLF
- a CDS encoding glycosyltransferase; its protein translation is MADDQPTEIPEVSIIVPVYNDELWVGRAIQSCLSQTLGNIEVIVVDDSSTDQTSVIARNFQAQDGRVSVVRQPRNLSAFQARRVGIERASAEFVMFLDGDDELVASACQKALTLARTSRADVVGFGSTVITPDGQTGGRYEKTIQPAHRELFGSDIIASLFPVGKIAQGQLWRYLFSRELLLSAYDCLPKSLIVPRVNDLPIAFLALMNATHYVSTKERLYNYYFKRGASGHAVTTWEDYVFNASAIDSIEYIKSTVDDYSQEADGDCVIKEVYASTRSSIIARVLAYVDGIVDRDLQRRAIADLEQRVGFVALTVACVDFFTGALPLLARSITTPVMPSSVPSHVVLRTGNLRTGGVQGVLVAQAGYLARLGIRVTIALDSEIVTDFDLPAGVALIRLEGATIGQRIQFLDEFCRLESVGAVIDHHVFYNKRWPYFALGASAGGVPTIGWIHNFALRPLVDGVTQLSFLERYFHCLAQVVVLSEADVAYWKLRGVEHVAYLPNPASPLLQQIPIRSAPKTSPTESLRIIWWGRLQQATKQVLDLIEVGSILSNSGVEFHITIVGPDGPDLGARRVREQARRLGISSRVSLPGPLHGEHLIAEISKADVFVNTSTIEGYLLTLVEAQALGLPVLMYDLPWLDVVRENDGLITVPQGDRVGLARALEELLSAPDRFARLSSNSLEAADRVRSYDFEGLYRCLLEGRLDPKFSPEPTISLARLILDQNVRYVERQKRTLSREVRRLKVKVEEQAKTLRQVSSRPTESLVGVSARDRKAPDVPRVKRLLQRFLPPNMRQVAYYAKHEFNDSSVRHDQLVENQRILSAQIAQLEAQLSKRRR